Within the Salvia hispanica cultivar TCC Black 2014 chromosome 4, UniMelb_Shisp_WGS_1.0, whole genome shotgun sequence genome, the region CGTGGATGTTTGTTACATGGAGATGATTTTTGGTGGGAAAATTCTTTCTCGTTCATCATTTTGTATGAAACTAACAATGTAATAGTGCAGTGTAATGgtctaaatataaattttaaattaaattatgtgtagGTGTAACGGGTAagtatttaactattttaaaattagaaagttcatatttttcagggATAAACTATTgaggaaatagttcatacttttctgAGACGAaaggaataataaaatttgaattagaCTGAGTTGTGGAATATAGGGTTTATTACTAAGAATAGTAAAAAGACAAATGACAGGTATATAtgtagggatgtgatcaaatgaaaactctacatattgtacaaacttaaaactatgatctagaccattgaaaaatgtcaacagatcacaaaatagcatcaacaggaaaatgtcaacagaatttcaatggtagtcaatgattgatgttttgttgatattgtgttgacattaaaatcttgaaattttacactgtgaattgatattgtattgaaactgtgtagAAGCTGTGTTgaagagttttgagtttgtacaatatataagtttgcactTTATCACTACTAGGTATATGTAGGTATCAAACTTAATATTTTGACTTTAAAGACAAAATTGCAAGtgagtactccttccgtctcattcaaaatatttatattcataaatgagacgagattttagaaagaattgttaaatagaataagtataattaaataaatagtattttaatgaagaaagaggagaaagaatttatttctaaatacaaaataaaaataatttaaatgtgacaaaaaaaaGGGAAGGTTTATTTTcagataataaaattaagagtaaaggtcaattttggtcctaaacatataaCCGAAATAccaatttggtccaaaacattcactttttgaaaaaggGGTCCATAACATATGAAATTCGTGTCATTTACGTCCATTTTTTACGGTGCCGTCAATTTTTTACGGTCACCCGTCgattaacacaatttttaccCGATTAAACTAATTTTGACCCGATtaagattattattattattattattattattattattaatttttttttaaaacttgaaaattcaatattgaatatgaaaacgtaaaataaaaacaagtatcgtaatttttccctttctttcttctctttctttctcaagAACCCTAATTCAGCTCTTTCTCTGCAACACCACCATCCGTTGTCTGACCCATCGATATGGCCGAGTCAAGGTGCAGTAGGGGTTCCGGCGATGGCGGCGGCTCACGAGATCTTCGATTTAGTTATGTTTTCTGCAATTGCAAGAAGGTGGCGTCACTTCGTATAGTCATCAACCAAGCAAAATCGACTTGGGGGAAGCTTTACTTTGTATATGAGAGCAAAGAATGTTATTTCTTCAAGTGGTGCGAGCCAATTCATGAAGTCGAAGGTTGTTCTTCATCAACCTCAGTGGGTGGTTTCGATTTTGAGGGTTTAGCACTGAATTTTTCGAAATAAAggataaaattgagaaattggTGAATGTTGTGTCTTATTGTTTGTCTAtggtttgttgttgttgtaacaattgtttttgtattcaagtaatttgatgtatttgaATGCAAAATCCTTATTTTGAATgatgaattttggattttcgATGTATTTTGAATCtgaattgattttgaatatgCTACATACCATTATGGGatggatttttgaaattatactAGCAAACCTGGACGGATTTCTGATTGTGAATCTGAATCAGAAAACATACAACTTCATAAACGTCAAAGTAGTCCATGATATTCATAATCAAGATCAAATCGGTCATGAACATTTACAAGAATTTTTGAAGTAGAAACagattagaaattaaaaaaaattcttaaaaaacaatttaataagaaaaataattagcaaaataattagatgACTAATAATCTGAGATTAAGCTTAATCGGGTCAAAGTTGTGTTAATTGACGGTTGACCGTAAAAAATTTACGACACCGtaaaaaatgaacataaatgaaacgaatttcatatgttatgaaactgttttaaaaaaagtggtcatatatttagaaCCAAAATTGAGCTTTactctaaaattaaatcatccCCCAAATTCCAACCCTTCTTCTACCTCACAAGTCACAAGTGCGGcacaaacaacaaaatcacCTTTGCCATCGTCAATAATTCTCCATAAATTcatggaataaattaaattttcggATTCTTTGTTTGTTCATGATTCCCATATGAAAATTCTTCTCTAGaattatatgattaaattgtaaaatttactGTAAccaaaaatgggaaaaaatcaAGCGTACAAAGCGATGCAAAGATCTCGGCTTGGCTCGAGCTCCGCTGCGCCGGACGAGGTTGAAGATGGCATGGTTCGTACCCTTCCATACCGTATACTCTAGAGcttattctgttttttttattcaaattagatgtttaatttgatgaagTTAGTTGATGGAGATGCTCCACTTCATGATAATTTGTGATGTTAATACCTAAATTGAATTGTACTGTAaatgaattgattaaattgaCATTAGAGGATTTATGATGAAAATGTGTAGTCTTAAACTTGTTGGAGAATTGATATCAGCTGAACAAATTAGTAAGTATTTAGTgtttttcttccttttgtCTGTTACTGAATTGGGGCTTATTTTGAGTAGATTGTTAGGgttttataatcataaagCTATTAGCCTATGATCAATGCTCTTGATATGTTTGAGGTtttgttgaagaaaaaattagGGTAAATCTGATTCCGATGTGGTTTTAGTTAGTTcagttttctttattttttggtaattcTCCGTGAGTGTAAATGGTTAAAATCCATCTGTGTGATAAGCTTGACTGAGTTGAAAGCGAAGAAAAACACTAGATAGTAGTACTTAGTATTGGTAATGAGCATAGGTTGACGTGATTGGAGTTGAATGCTATAAGTACCAATTTGTCGAATCTGCAATTTATTCTCGAAACCAAGGGGGTAATTTGACTTAATATTGCCTGTGCTATGCTATTTTTTAGGCTGCTGATTCTTCAGTTTTAAACATGTACGGACATTCCGAAGAAAATTTTACTTTTGCAATGTTAGTTAGTATACCTCGGTAGACTGGCCTGACTTATCTATTGGTTGAGTTATTTGCTATTCGTCATTTTGCTGCTGCTACTTCAATGCATTTTTGTCTGTGCATTTTTTCTGATGAGGACTGTCGCAGGTGGATGGTTCATTTCATTCACCAGAATGGCATGCTGCTCGTTTGGCAAGTCTCAAAACTTCTCATACAATTACGTGGGAGGAGTacaaaaagaagcaaaaggtGATTTATGGGATCGGTTCTCTTAGGCTTGCGTTTCTTGTGTCTTCATAATCCTAATTCTCCTTGTGCCGAACATCTTCTGGCTCAATGCTTCCTTGCAAATTCTCAGTTAGTCGACCATGTTCTGTATGTTTACTTGGTTTAAGCTTAAAATGCGGCTTGTTagcttaaatatgtaagagTCTAACGGCGCATTTCCTAGGAGGAAGAAATGAGAAGGGGCGAGTTGGAAGCGGATAAAGACAAGATGATGAGAGAGTATAGGGCTCAGCTAGATGCTGAAAGATCACGTAAACTTGCACAAGGGAAAAACCACTCCAGCAGCAAATCCAAGCGCAAAAGGGGTAATTGTTTGAGTGACTAGTGTTTTTCTTGGCCGATAAATAAAACTACTAGCTTCTTATGTTATCAGAACTGTTTTTACAGATAAGGACAGAGACTCAAAGAAACATAGCAGCAAGAAACGGAAGGTGCATACCACACttccaatttaaatattctactcGTTATGATTCTCAATGATGTTTCTGTGGCTTATAATTGTTACGAAACTAATGCACAATAACTTATAACAATAACAGATGGGTAAACGAAGTGTAGAATTGATATTTCCCAATTTCTTGTGCAGTATAAGTTCTCTAGCTagtctttaatttttatcaccCTCTCTTTTTCATGAATGCACGAATCTTATTCCGAACTGTTCTGCATATTGGAAGTcttcatcttattttagtCGAGCAAGTTATAGGAAATGACTAAATGttgtttataaattacaaatatatagGACAGGGACATGTGCAATTCTACTACTCTTCGAACTACTCATTCCGCTTCCTAGGCCTAGACTTAGAGCAACAATATGCTTTTCCGACTGAATTGCATCATAATTATCCTTCTCTCAACGCCCTTTTTGTTTAGTTTCGTTCTGCACTTTAGACACTGCCATCTCAATTGTCCTCTCAACGTTACTggacaataattttttaaaaagtaatattGTTTACTGCTTCATTGTGGATACCAATTCTAATTAAGTACACACGTCATTCAATTTTAGCGTTCGAAGAGATCTTCAGATTCTAGTTGTAGCTCCTCATCAGAAATATCTAGCTGTGATGATGACGAGAGAGAGTCAAAGCGATCAAAGTCGAAGTCGAGGCGGAgcaagaaagagaagaagcGGCGCTCAAGATCAAAGCACTCGAGCAGTGAAAATGAAGAAGTTGACGGCCCTCTG harbors:
- the LOC125219367 gene encoding protein FAM133-like encodes the protein MGKNQAYKAMQRSRLGSSSAAPDEVEDGMVDGSFHSPEWHAARLASLKTSHTITWEEYKKKQKEEEMRRGELEADKDKMMREYRAQLDAERSRKLAQGKNHSSSKSKRKRDKDRDSKKHSSKKRKRSKRSSDSSCSSSSEISSCDDDERESKRSKSKSRRSKKEKKRRSRSKHSSSENEEVDGPLPLSRFFGSVKS